The Gemmatimonadaceae bacterium genome contains a region encoding:
- a CDS encoding lmo0937 family membrane protein, translating to MLMTVAIVLIVLWLLGMVSAYTMGGLIHVLLVVAVIVVLVRLIQGRKII from the coding sequence ATGCTGATGACAGTTGCTATCGTGCTGATCGTGCTGTGGTTGCTGGGTATGGTCAGCGCGTACACGATGGGCGGGCTCATTCATGTGCTGCTGGTAGTGGCGGTGATTGTCGTTCTCGTGCGGCTCATCCAGGGACGAAAGATCATCTGA
- a CDS encoding DUF4397 domain-containing protein, with product MTRIRVIHAAPGGPELDISVANATDKLFSGVNFKSEAGYKDIEPAKVVLEVRAKDEAKVLLRLPAMELKRGTATTVVITGASKLAFFTFTDAMVPAPKM from the coding sequence ATGACCCGCATTCGCGTGATACACGCCGCACCCGGCGGACCGGAGTTGGACATCAGCGTGGCGAACGCCACGGACAAGCTCTTTTCCGGCGTGAATTTCAAGAGCGAGGCCGGGTACAAGGACATCGAACCCGCCAAGGTGGTGCTGGAAGTGCGGGCGAAGGACGAGGCGAAGGTGTTACTGCGCCTTCCCGCCATGGAGCTCAAGCGTGGGACGGCCACGACAGTGGTGATTACCGGCGCGAGCAAACTGGCGTTCTTCACGTTTACCGATGCCATGGTGCCGGCACCCAAGATGTAG
- a CDS encoding DUF4397 domain-containing protein, translated as MVRIVNVGNSGKDVMLQLGDQTLFDNVKASSVTDYREVAANLAKFSARAPGSSDTAALAQNDQILMDGNRYTVFLIAEDLSRNTLRIARTK; from the coding sequence ATGGTCCGCATTGTCAACGTCGGGAACAGCGGCAAGGACGTGATGCTGCAACTGGGCGATCAGACGCTGTTCGACAACGTCAAGGCCTCCTCAGTCACGGACTATCGCGAAGTCGCCGCCAATCTGGCCAAGTTCTCGGCCCGTGCGCCCGGCTCGTCCGATACCGCAGCACTGGCGCAGAATGATCAGATCCTGATGGATGGCAATCGCTACACCGTCTTCCTGATCGCCGAGGATCTCTCGCGGAATACCCTGCGCATCGCCAGGACGAAGTGA
- a CDS encoding OmpA family protein, which produces MRTSTRVSIFSRSRSLQFVTATATLALLVGGCASMSKKQQGAVIGAAAGGAVGGVIGNNTGSTARGAIIGAVVGGAAGAIIGHQMDQQAKELKVEIPGATVERVGEGIQVTFASGLLFDFDSDAIRAESAQNLRNLAISLNKYPKTDLLIVGHTDALGSTTYNQDLSMRRANAASRYLAGQGVGSTRLRTAGKGELEAVASNETEAGRQTNRRIEVAIFANASARTASR; this is translated from the coding sequence ATGCGTACCTCAACACGTGTTTCAATATTCTCGCGCTCCCGCTCTCTGCAATTCGTGACCGCAACGGCAACGCTGGCCCTGTTGGTTGGCGGTTGCGCATCCATGAGCAAGAAACAGCAGGGCGCCGTGATTGGCGCGGCCGCCGGCGGTGCCGTCGGCGGCGTGATCGGCAATAACACCGGCTCGACGGCGCGGGGCGCCATCATTGGCGCCGTCGTCGGCGGGGCCGCCGGCGCCATCATTGGCCATCAGATGGACCAGCAGGCGAAAGAGCTCAAAGTCGAGATTCCAGGCGCCACCGTCGAGCGCGTTGGTGAAGGCATTCAGGTCACGTTTGCCTCGGGCCTGTTGTTCGACTTCGATTCCGATGCCATTCGCGCGGAGTCGGCGCAGAATCTCCGCAATCTGGCCATCAGCCTCAATAAGTATCCCAAGACCGACCTGTTGATTGTCGGACACACGGACGCCCTGGGCAGCACGACGTACAACCAGGATCTGTCGATGCGGCGCGCCAATGCGGCGTCGCGCTATCTCGCCGGCCAAGGCGTCGGATCGACGCGGCTGCGCACCGCCGGCAAAGGCGAGCTGGAAGCAGTCGCGTCCAACGAAACCGAGGCAGGCCGACAGACGAACCGACGCATCGAGGTGGCCATCTTTGCCAACGCCAGCGCGCGCACGGCGTCGCGATAG
- a CDS encoding CsbD family protein, with protein sequence MNTQTIKGNWMQIKGAVRETWGKLTDDDVDVIAGERDQLIGKIQERYGKAVDVVDREVQEFETRMSMRSNTSEKL encoded by the coding sequence ATGAACACACAAACGATCAAGGGCAATTGGATGCAGATAAAGGGCGCGGTCCGCGAGACCTGGGGCAAGCTGACGGATGATGATGTCGATGTCATTGCAGGTGAGCGCGATCAATTGATTGGCAAGATTCAGGAACGGTATGGCAAGGCGGTCGACGTGGTTGACCGGGAAGTGCAGGAATTCGAGACCCGAATGTCAATGCGCAGCAATACGTCTGAAAAACTCTGA